GGTTGGTGCGAAAGCTGAAGCGGCTGGACGCTGCGATCGTCGCACTGCTGGCAGCGATGGCGGCGTTTAGTACGGCGCTTATTTACAGTGCCGTTTACGGTACGCCGAACGAAGGGCTTCATGTCCGGAACTTGATCCATTACGCGGCGGGGTTCGGCCTTTTTTTGGCCGTCGCGATGCTTGATTACCGGCGGTTGCTGCGCGCGGCCCCTTATCTGTATGCGGCGGGCGTCTTGCTGCTTTTGCTCGTGCTTCGATTCGGCACCGAGATCAACGGCTCGCGGGGATGGTTCCGGTTCGGTGGGTTCAGCTTCCAGCCGGCGGAGGCGGCGAAGTTCGTGCTCGTGATCGCGCTCAGCGCGTTTTTAGGCCGCAGGCGCGGGGAGCCGCTTCGGTTTTGGCGCGACTGGGTTCCGCTCGGCGCACTCGTCGCCGTGCCGTTTACGTTGACGATCGTTCAGCCCGATTTGGGCAATGCCGTCATCTATCTTTTTATTCTGGTCGCCATGCTTTGGGTGGGTCAGGCGAAATACACGCACGTCGCCGCGGCGCTCGTCGTCGTCGCCGTGGTCGCGGCGCTTTTCGTCGTCTCTTTCGAGGATTTGCGCGAACCGCTCCGCGCGCTTTTGGAAAGGTGGCTTCACAAAGGTCACTGGGTCGACCGCATCGACATGTTCCTGAACCCGGAAGCCGGGCGCGCCGACGTATACCATGTCGAAAAGGCGTATATCGCGATCGGGTCGGGGCGATGGATCGGCGACGGGTTTTTGCAGGGCAATTCCGTTCATAAACGATTCATTCCTTACGTCTATTCCGATTCGATCGTCGTCGTCGCCGGCGAGGAGTTCGGCTTCGTCGGGATGTCCGTGCTGCTATTGGCGTATTTTTTGCTGATTTACAGAATGATCTTAATCGCCATTCAGTGCCGCGATTTTCGGGGCGCTTATTTGATCTCCGGTACGATCGCGCTTGTCGCCAGCCAGGTGTTTTTGAACGTCGGCATGCATTTGAAGTTGGTTCCGTTTACGGGTATCACGCTTCCCTTGATCAGTTACGGCGGCAGTTCGCTGCTCGTGTTGATGGCGGGTTTCGGCGTCGTGGCGAGCGTGCGGGTCCATCAGGAGGAACCGTTGCTGTACGCCGTCGGGGACAAGGCCTCATAATTTTCGATCCCGCTCTCATAAGCTGTTACGGAAAAGCGTGTACAGGACGGGGGGCGGGATCATGCGGCCGCGGCGGTGGCGGCAAGAGGCGGTAAAAGCCGTTTGGGCGGCGACCGTCTTTGCGTTGGTGGGGGCGGTTTTACACACGCAGGTGCCGGGGGCGGAAGTCGCGCGACCGGCCGTCACGGCCCTTTTGAGCGACCGGTGGCCGACGGAAGCGTGGGCGGCGTGGTATTGGAAGCTGTCGGCCGACGCTCCGTCTTGGATTCCCGCCTACCGCGGCCGCAAGGAAATCGAGCGCGAGGCGCACGCCGCGCTTTCCCGGCGGTTTGTCCGACCGGTGGAGGGACGAATCGAGACGCCGTTTTCGGAGGCGACCGGAAGCGTTCGGGTCCGCGCCGCCGCAACGTCTGTCGTCCGGGCCGTCGATGAAGGGTTGGTCGTCTCCGTTTTGCGGGAAGGATCCGGTATTCGAGTCGCCGTCCGCCATCCCGGCGGCGTCCGGGCGGTTTACGGCGGTCTTCAGTCCGCGTTCGTCCGCGTTTCAGACTGGGTGGAAGCCGGAGACGCCGTCGGCGCGCTGCCCGCGGGAGACGGACGGGAAGCGGTTTTGGAGTTTGAACTTTCCGTCAACGACCGGCCGCTCGATCCGGCGGCCGTGATCGGCTTTGACTAGAGGGGGGCCGTCCGGTATCCGCATCGGCGTGCATCCGCTGTTTTTGCCGCTTGCGTTGGCGTCGGTGCTGACAGGATATTGGGTGGAACTGGCGACGCTGTTCGGACTCGTCCTTGTGCATGAACTCGGCCATTTCGCCGCGGCGCGCGGGTTTGGGTGGAAAGTCGAGGAAATCCGCCTTTTTCCGTTCGGAGGTGTTATGGTGACGGACGCGGCGGCTGGGGCGCCGTTTCGGCAGGAAGCGGCGGTGGCGCTTGCCGGCCCGCTGCAGCATGTCTGGATGATCGGTCTTGCGTATTGCTGGCGGCAATGGGGCTGGGTATCGCCGGAATGGTGCGAGTTTTTCGTCCGCGCCAACGCGACGCTGGCCCTGTTCAATCTGTTGCCGGTTTCTCCGCTGGACGGGGGAAGGCTGGTGTGGGCGGCGGTCGGCGCTTTCACGCCGTTTTACCGAACGATTCGCCGGTGCGCGGTTTTCGGCGCCGTCGTCGGCGCCGGGCTGACCGCCGCGGCGTTGTTCGGGCCCTGGGGCGTGCGGGTGCACGCGGCGATGATGGGAGCGTTTCTTTTCGTGGAGAATTGGAAAAACTATCGATCGTCGATCTATCGTTTCTGGCGGTTTCTAGCTCAGCGGACGGAGGCGTCCGTCGCGTTTTCGCGAAACGGCGTTCCGATCGCCGCCTTCGCGGTCGACGGTCGCCGTACTGTGCGTGAAACGGTCAAATTGTTCGTGAAAAATAAATTCCATATAATTTATGTTTTAGATGAAAAAGGAATAACCCGGCGCGTATTTCCTGAGGACCGCCTGATCGAGGAACTGTTTTCCTCCAAACGTCCTGACCGTCCCCTTCGCGATTTGCCGCCAAAAATTTGATTTGCGCGCAAGGAACAAGTTGTGATAGAATGAAATCCGGCGTGTCGCTTACGGCGCGTCGTCACCGCACCGGCCGGGTTGCCAAGCGCGGCCGCGCAAAGCGGCGGCCACCCGTCGCCGGGCGAGTCCGTATACGGGGAGGTGCGTGCCGGATGTATGCGATTGTCGAAACGGGCGGTAAACAATATCGCGTGCAGGAAGGCGATGTCATTTACGTCGAGAAGCTGGAGGCGGACGTCGGCGACACCGTGGTGCTCGACCGGGTGCTGGCGGTGTCGAAAGACAGCGGTTTTACGGCGGGGACGCCGTATGTCGCGGGAGCGTCCGTGCGGGCGAAAGTCGAGAAACACGGCAGAGGACGCAAGATTATCGTGTACAAATACAAGCCCAAGAAAAACTATCGCCGTAAACAGGGCCACCGACAACCGTACACGAAGTTGCTGATCGAGAAGATCGAAGGCTGAAACGCCATGGTGCGCGTCCGGATCGAACGCGATTCGAACGGAGCG
This DNA window, taken from Candidatus Reconcilbacillus cellulovorans, encodes the following:
- a CDS encoding 50S ribosomal protein L21, with translation MYAIVETGGKQYRVQEGDVIYVEKLEADVGDTVVLDRVLAVSKDSGFTAGTPYVAGASVRAKVEKHGRGRKIIVYKYKPKKNYRRKQGHRQPYTKLLIEKIEG